The genomic DNA GCCGTTGACGCCAGTCTTGTCAAAGGCAGCATTATGAATGAAGGGAGAGATTGAGTGTTTAATAGGGCGGGCTACAACAGCAGCCAGACGGGTGTGTCCATCAATTTGCATAAGGTTCTCCTTTAGTTTCTGAGGTGTCATCTGAGATGGGGTGTTGGGACGATTGGTCAGGCTACTCAACAGTCTGATAGATTTCACGAATGAGTTTTTCTGTCTTATCCCAGCCCAGACAAGGGTCAGTAATGGATTTTCCAAAGACATCTGGACTATCTTGGCGACCATCTTCCAAGTAGGATTCAATCATAAAGCCGCGAACATACTTGCGAATGTCTTCATTCCAGGCCCGATTGATGAGGGTTTGGCGGACAATGCGGATCTGTTCCAGGTAGTTTTTGCCGGAATTATCATGATTGGTATCGATGACAATGAAAGGATTGGCGAGGCCGAAGCGCTCATACTGTTTGATAGTCTTGACAAGAATATCGTAGTAGTAGTTGGGTTCATTGACACCCTGTTCGGTACTGGCACCTCGCAAGATAGCATGGGCCAGTGGGTTGCCATCCGTATCCACTTCAGCATCCCTGTATATGAAGTTTTGTTTATTTTGGGCTGCGTAGATGGCGTTGAACATGACAGTCAGATTGCCCGAAGTTGGATTTTTCATGCCGGTTGGCATGTCGATGCCAGAAGCCACAAAACGGTGCTCCTGATCCTCAACGGAGCGAGCCCC from Streptococcus oriscaviae includes the following:
- a CDS encoding 3-deoxy-7-phosphoheptulonate synthase, encoding MGIHQRSATIDIAQVKELSKLKGDFLTAKEKRDEELKKVIRGEDQRLLLVIGPCSSDNEEAVLEYARRLSKLQEEVKDKIFMVMRVYTAKPRTNGEGYKGLVHQPDTSKLPDLINGIAAVRNLHYRVITETGLTTADEMLYSANLPLVEDLVSYHAIGARSVEDQEHRFVASGIDMPTGMKNPTSGNLTVMFNAIYAAQNKQNFIYRDAEVDTDGNPLAHAILRGASTEQGVNEPNYYYDILVKTIKQYERFGLANPFIVIDTNHDNSGKNYLEQIRIVRQTLINRAWNEDIRKYVRGFMIESYLEDGRQDSPDVFGKSITDPCLGWDKTEKLIREIYQTVE